The Halobacillus amylolyticus nucleotide sequence ATTGAGGAGCAAACGAACGAGAAAGTTGCGGAAATTGATTTGCAGTTACTTTCGGGGATACAGAAGCCTGGCAAAAGAAATTAAAACGACTAGAGCAAGAGGGGATTCATTATCTAGTTTGTGATGCACGAACACAGGGTGATTTACAAGAGATTGCAGAACAGATTAATAAATACACTGAACAAGTTATATGGTCAGGATCGGCTGGTCTGGCTGAGGTTCTTCCAGATGTCCTTAAAATTGGCAGGGAAAAGGTTGATTCAGAAACAACTCCTCCGTCCCAGGTTTTTACAGTATGTGGAAGTCTTTCTCGTACTACACAAGACCAAATCAAATATGCTATTGAGCAACAAGATGTGCAATCTGTAGAAATAGAGACAGAACAAATTTTTCGAGACGAATGGGATAAATATAAACAGATATATATAAATCAGTGTATAGAGGCATTTAAAAATCAAAAAAGTGTTGTTTTATATGTACCTTCTACACAAGAGACGCGGGAGAAAGTTAAGGTAGTAGCAAAGCAAATGGAAATGACACCAATGGAGGTGGGAAGCAGAATCTCACAAGCATTAGGTGCCGTTACAAAAGAAGTGATCGAACAGGTTCCTGATTTAAGTGCTTTAGTTTTGACTGGAGGAGACACTGCAAAGCATGTGGCTTATTGTTTAGGTGCAACTGGATTCAGACTCACCCGTCAACTTGAAGCGGGTATTCCTCAAGGAAGCCTACTTGGTATAGATCAGCCTATCCAAGTCATTACAAAAGCTGGAGCCTTTGGGGAAATGGAATCAATATATACAGCTATTCAACAGTTGAAAGGAGAAAGTGAGAATGAATCAGAAACCAATCATCGGTATCACTATGGGTGATGCAGCTGGGGTGGGGCCGGAAATAATCATGAAAAGCCTGACTCACAAACGTATTAACGACCAAGCCATTCCGTTAGTGATCGGGGATCAAAAAATGCTTGAGCGGGCTGCTCAGGTGCTTAACATTGATATCACGTTCAAAACAGTACAAAAAGACGAGGAATTCCAAGTGCAAAATGATGAGATTCTCTGCCTTGATCTAGATCTCTTACCGAAAAATCTAGCCTACGGAGAGGTATCTGCTGAAGCAGGACATGCCGCATTTGAATATTTGAGTACGGCCATCGAACTTGCGAATAGGGGGCGAATCGATGCGATTTGCACCGCTCCTCTAAACAAGGAAGCACTCCACAAAGGCGGGCACCTTTATCCTGGTCATACTGAGATACTGGCAGAACTAACAAATACGAAAGATTTTTCAATGATGCTTTCCTCCCCTAAATTAAAAGTAATTCACGTCACAACCCATGTGGGGTTACTCGATGCGGTGAAGATGATCAACCCAGATCGTGTCTATGATGTCGTACGCATGGCACATGAAACACTAAAAAGTGCAGGCAACCATCAGCCAAAAATTGCTGTGTGTGGGATAAACCCACATGCTGGTGAAAATGGTTTGTTTGGGAATGGGGAAGAAGGAGAAAAAGTAATTCCTGGAGTGAAGCGTGCCCAACAAGACGGCATTGATGTACAAGGCCCCTTGCCGGCAGATACCCTATTCTTTAGGGCTGTAAGAGGTGATTTTGATATTGTAGTGGCTATGTACCATGATCAAGGGCATGGACCAATCAAGGTTCTTGGGCTTGATGCAGGAGTGAATATCACAGTCGGTCTTCCGATTATCCGCACAAGTGTGGACCACGGAACTGCATTTGATATCGCTGGAACAGGGATAGCTGATGAGAAAAGTATGCTTGAAGCCTTAAATCAAGCGATTGAGTTAGCTCCTAAAAAATAGGGTTTTGACAGTTGAGTTGATCCTTTTACCATAATAAGTTGATCTATGAGTTATATAGGGAGAATAAAGTCCATGGCTCGGATATTATCTAAAAAGTCATGGGCTTTTTTGTTCTGTGTTTTTTTCAAAGTTTTCGTTTAATGAGTACTTTATTATGTAAAATTCATTGTTTAATTGACAGAAAATTATTGTCGGAGTATATTCACTCTAGTTATTGTATATTTGCTGATAAAACTCGGGAGGTTTTACATATGTTATATAACAAGGTGGTTGAAATACATAGAGGAGGAAGAATGGAAAGTTCTCACTTTGGTCACGCTGCGGTTGTGAATGCAAATGGAGAACTATTACACTATATCGGGGATAAGAACCGAGTCACCTATGCTCGTTCCTCTGTTAAACCCATTCAAGCACTTCCGATTGTAGAAACAGGGGCGGCAGATTATTATAACTTGCAGGATAAAGATTTAGCACTGTTCTGTTCTTCACACAGTAGTGAAGAACAGCATACTTCAAGGGTGTCTCAATTATTAAAAAGAGCCGGTCTATCTGAGGGGAATCTTCAGTGCGGAAGCCATATTCCATTTTCGGATGATGTTTACCGTTCTTTGATTCAGCAAAAACAAGAACCAACACCTCTCTATAGCAATTGTTCTGGAAAGCATACTGGTATGCTGCTCACTGCTAAGTACCTCGGGGAATCATTGGATGATTATTATAAACAGGAACACCCTGTCCAACAACGAATTTTAAATGCGATGGCGGGAGCAGCTGACTATCCTAAAGGAAAAATAGCAATTGGATTGGATGGCTGCGGGGTCCCTGTGTTTGGATTGCCGCTCCATAAACTTGCTCATACTTTTGCAAGACTTGCTCGTCCAGAGGTGTTTGATGAAAAGCGTGCGGATGCGGTCGGACGTATTACGGTTGCGATGACAAGCCATCCTGAGATGGTGGCAGGGACAAATCGATTCTGTACAGATTTCATGAACGTGGGGGGAGGAAGATTTTTTGCAAAGTTAGGGGCAGAATCTGTTTATTGCATTGGTGATAAACAAACTGGGCTCGGGATAGCTGTGAAAATAGAAGACGGTGATTATAAGCGGGCTTTATACCCGTTTGTAATGGAAATCCTAGTTCAATTAAATGTACTTACAGCTTTGCAGGTGCAAAGCTTGGAGAAGTACTATCAGCCTAAGATCCGAAATGCAAGGAATGAAATCATTGGTGAAATCATTCCTTCTTTTGTACTGGAAAAGTCGCAATGAGGACAGTTATCGTAAGAGTGTTTTAGACTAATAGAGTAAAGAAGAAAAGTCGATGGCTTTCGTTCACTTCACGAAAACCATCGACTTTTCTCTGTCTTAAAATGGTTAAGAAGCCCTGTGATCATAGTCCTCCGTTGATATGACATGTCGCACTAGAACAGGTTGAAAGATTCATGTTGTATTTTGTCTATTGATGAAAGCGGTTTATTGTGCTAAGATTTACTTTAAATTCATATATAAGAATCTGATTCACATATGTGAATCAGGGAAGGTGTGAAGCGATGACAGTTAAGTCTGCTGATCGTGTCATAAATATACTAGATTTGCTAAAAGAGTTTCCGGAAGGACTGACACTTAAGGAAATCGCTGATAGACTATCACTGCCGCAAAGCAGTACCTTTCATCTGCTGCAAACGATGGAGATGAGACAGTTTTTGTCGGTAACGGAGCGAAAGACCTACAAACTCGGTCCGAAGCTGATTCAGATCGGGACAAGAGCGCTGGAAACATTGGATGTGAATGCTGAAGCGCAGCCGTATCTTCGACAGTTAATGGAGAACGTAGAGGAGACCGTTTTTATGGCGGTCATGTTAGAAAATGAACTTGTCTATGTTGCCAAGGTTGATAACTATCGATCGGTTCGCACAAGTGCGCAGATCGGGATGAGGAAGCCGATGTACTGTACAGGGCTCGGGAAAGCCTTTCTCGCATTTTTACCAGAACAAGTCAAAAACAATATTCTATCACAAATTGAGATGCCAGCGATTACAAAAAATACGATAACGGATCAAGATGCATTAAATGAACAACTGTTAGAATTTCGCAGACTTGGTTATTCCATTGATGATGAAGAGAATGAGGGCAGTCTTTATTGTTTGGCTGCACCCATATACAATGCAGCTGGTGAAATGACTGCGGCTGTCAGTGTGGCTGGACCAAAAAACAGAGTGTACCCACGCCAATCGGAAATTGTTAAAGAGTTATTATCTACCGCAAAGGCGATTTCTGAACGGACTGGGTTTTAGAGAGGAGGCGAACGTTATGGATGTGATTACACTTGGGGAAACGATGGTCCTGTTCACTCCGAAATCTTCCGGACTTATGCGTTATGCTGGTGATTTTTCAACAAAAGTTGCCGGTGCTGAATCCAATGTGGCCATTGGGCTTGCCAGGCTCGGCCATCAGACAGGCTGGATCAGTCGGCTTGGAAAGGATGAGTTCGGCGAAAAGATCCAATCCTTTATACGAGGTGAAGGGGTCGATGTCAGTCAAGTTACGTTTGATGATTCTGCATCGACGGGGCTTTATTTTAAGGAAAAATTAACGGCCAACGAATTAAGGCTGAAGTATTATCGAAGCGATTCGGCGGCGAGTCGGATGTCAGATGATGACTTAGATGAAACGTATATTTCGAACGCGAGGTTTCTTCATGTAACAGGCATTACCCCGGCACTAAGTGAGCATTGTTTTGAAACCGTTTTAAAAGCAATGGAGTATGCCCATAGAAATGGTGTGACGGTTGTCTTTGACCCTAATTTGCGGCGTAAATTATGGACTGATAGCTATGCTAGACAGGTGCTTCGGAAGTTATCAGGGATGGCTGATATTGTTTTGCCAGGGATTGATGAAGCAGAATTTATATTTGGTCAATCAGATCATGAGTCATTGGCTCAAGCGTTCTTTGATAATGGGGCGAAAACGGTAATTATGAAGCTTGGTAAGAAGGGGGCCTATGTTCACTCGGACCAGTCAAAAGGTTTCGTCGAGGGATTCCCTGTTGAACAGGTGGTGGACCCCGTTGGAGCTGGTGATGGCTT carries:
- a CDS encoding four-carbon acid sugar kinase family protein, with the translated sequence MHYLVCDARTQGDLQEIAEQINKYTEQVIWSGSAGLAEVLPDVLKIGREKVDSETTPPSQVFTVCGSLSRTTQDQIKYAIEQQDVQSVEIETEQIFRDEWDKYKQIYINQCIEAFKNQKSVVLYVPSTQETREKVKVVAKQMEMTPMEVGSRISQALGAVTKEVIEQVPDLSALVLTGGDTAKHVAYCLGATGFRLTRQLEAGIPQGSLLGIDQPIQVITKAGAFGEMESIYTAIQQLKGESENESETNHRYHYG
- a CDS encoding asparaginase; this encodes MLYNKVVEIHRGGRMESSHFGHAAVVNANGELLHYIGDKNRVTYARSSVKPIQALPIVETGAADYYNLQDKDLALFCSSHSSEEQHTSRVSQLLKRAGLSEGNLQCGSHIPFSDDVYRSLIQQKQEPTPLYSNCSGKHTGMLLTAKYLGESLDDYYKQEHPVQQRILNAMAGAADYPKGKIAIGLDGCGVPVFGLPLHKLAHTFARLARPEVFDEKRADAVGRITVAMTSHPEMVAGTNRFCTDFMNVGGGRFFAKLGAESVYCIGDKQTGLGIAVKIEDGDYKRALYPFVMEILVQLNVLTALQVQSLEKYYQPKIRNARNEIIGEIIPSFVLEKSQ
- a CDS encoding sugar kinase: MDVITLGETMVLFTPKSSGLMRYAGDFSTKVAGAESNVAIGLARLGHQTGWISRLGKDEFGEKIQSFIRGEGVDVSQVTFDDSASTGLYFKEKLTANELRLKYYRSDSAASRMSDDDLDETYISNARFLHVTGITPALSEHCFETVLKAMEYAHRNGVTVVFDPNLRRKLWTDSYARQVLRKLSGMADIVLPGIDEAEFIFGQSDHESLAQAFFDNGAKTVIMKLGKKGAYVHSDQSKGFVEGFPVEQVVDPVGAGDGFAAGCLSGLIDGLGLKEAVKRGNAVGAMVTMVDGDVEGLPGKARLTEFMNRTHRDDVER
- the pdxA gene encoding 4-hydroxythreonine-4-phosphate dehydrogenase PdxA, encoding MNQKPIIGITMGDAAGVGPEIIMKSLTHKRINDQAIPLVIGDQKMLERAAQVLNIDITFKTVQKDEEFQVQNDEILCLDLDLLPKNLAYGEVSAEAGHAAFEYLSTAIELANRGRIDAICTAPLNKEALHKGGHLYPGHTEILAELTNTKDFSMMLSSPKLKVIHVTTHVGLLDAVKMINPDRVYDVVRMAHETLKSAGNHQPKIAVCGINPHAGENGLFGNGEEGEKVIPGVKRAQQDGIDVQGPLPADTLFFRAVRGDFDIVVAMYHDQGHGPIKVLGLDAGVNITVGLPIIRTSVDHGTAFDIAGTGIADEKSMLEALNQAIELAPKK
- a CDS encoding IclR family transcriptional regulator, with protein sequence MTVKSADRVINILDLLKEFPEGLTLKEIADRLSLPQSSTFHLLQTMEMRQFLSVTERKTYKLGPKLIQIGTRALETLDVNAEAQPYLRQLMENVEETVFMAVMLENELVYVAKVDNYRSVRTSAQIGMRKPMYCTGLGKAFLAFLPEQVKNNILSQIEMPAITKNTITDQDALNEQLLEFRRLGYSIDDEENEGSLYCLAAPIYNAAGEMTAAVSVAGPKNRVYPRQSEIVKELLSTAKAISERTGF